GTCCATTTCAGCTGTAGTTGGTAGGTGACGATGGCTCTCGGACAAACCCTCTTCTCTTTCGTTTCTGTTGTCACTGAAACCATTGCTAAGAAGCTTCGTAGACGATCCAGGGCTTGTGGTGGTTTCCTGCTTCCTTATCAAACTGCATGGTGTGGATTCCCTTGTGGTCCTGTTGAAGCTGAAAagcaaataatattatgttactTTCATTATTTCACTCCCGCACAACGCTCACACGGATAAAAAAGCAAATTAACTAACGTTTCCTCATTTAGTAGCAAAAAGCCAACATACTTTATTCCCTAAAGGCTAATAGTTATAAGCTAAAGCTGATCTAGTCATGCCCTACTGAAAAAAGATAATCAGTAACCTGTTGAATAGTGGGTCAACAACAAAGATCAAAAAGCATAAACCAAAAGACGTAATGTAACTCTCAATGGACATTGTATACCAAATACTGAGTAAAAGTTGATTAGTTCAAATAATATCCAACTTTAGATTAAATCTTAGCATCAAAACTACctaaagataaaagaaaacaagCATTTCTATAGTCAGTTTGTACAAGACCCAAAATAAGCTTTTTCCAGAGCGTGCGTCATAGACACAATCTAACATCTCAGACATTactaagcaaaaaaaaattctccagaaattgattaatatatttttttccctGGAAACAGAGAGAAGAGACTGGCGTGTCGGATAAAGCAAAGATGGCATAATATCATTACATAACACAATGATGTAATGGTATGTAATGATGTAATAATATCATTTCCGGGAAGTCTTAGTGTTgcacttttttttatttttatcttttcagGGACATCCAATAAAATTGGAACGATACAGAGAAGATTAGCATGATCCCTGCGTAAGGATGACACGCACAAATCGAGAAATGGTCCAAATTTTTTAACCAAGTTGttttggcctagtggtaaaaaGATTCTGACTAGAGCTTCCGCCATGAGTTCGATTCCACTTAGCCACCGGAATTAGCATTAAATCGTAAGAATACGTGGGTTGCCGTCGTTCTTAGAAGGATTAGTCTTAGGCCTAAAAAACCTTTAGATCACCCTTtcgttaatcaaaaaaaaaatcattacataacagaaagttaaaaataaaataaaaacattaaattttcaaatcCAATCGAAAAAGCTCAGTAACACCATCAATTCAAGGAATTAAAAATATCCGCATACTCGGATACTTTTTAGTAGTTTCGATACTTCATAACAATTTAGTTTTCTTAAACTAGTTTTAGATactttaatagatttttaaattataaatagatatttaattatgtaatatgtatatagttaatatttttatatatttggatatCTATTCGGTTCTTGATTTGGTTCCAGTTCGGTTATTTCAgatatagaaatatagaaacttttcggttatttaaaattttcggTCCAGTTCCGGTTTCTTTGCCCAGTGTACTATATTGTTTCTAGAATCCTTGTGGTATCACTGGTGTGTTCCTATGGTTTGCTCATTCTTGTTAAATGCACACAAGAAACAGACATGGTTGATCTTGATTTATCCTATTTCAAACGTCTGCAAAAACGCAGGTTTATAATGTGACCAAGTTCCTTGAAGACCATCCTGGTGGGGATGAAGTTCTCTTGTCTTCAACAGgtccatatataatataaacaccACAACTATGGCCTAACTCCAAGCTTTGGTGGCTAAACATCAGATTTCACTTAGCGTTGATTGATATACATAGCAATATAGCATATTGATTATTGGTTAATCTCCTTTTAAAAGGTAAGGATGCAACGGATGATTTCGAGGACGTGGGACACAGCGAGAGCGCGAGAGAGATGATGGAGCAGTACTACGTAGGAGAGATTGATCCAACGACAATcccaaagaaaacaaaatacacACCTCCTAAACAGCCTCATTACAATCAAGACAAGACCTCTGAGTTCATTATCAAGATCCTTCAGTTTCTTGTACCCCTTGCCATTCTCGGTTTAGCAGTTGGCATTCGTATTTACACTAAATCAGCCtagtcttcttctcttttttttttgagcatcACTTCCTTTGTTcatgtctctctctctggttcctATCTTTTGTAATGTGTTTTGCACTGTTTTCTGAACAACAGTCTTGCAGGAATGCAACTGATATTGATATATAGTGATTTGTTTGAAGGTGTGCTTAAGTATTGGTTAAGAAACATAACTCTTTCTCTAATCTTGCAATGTAAAATATGAATATCTTTAGAAGAGAAACTAACCAAGAAACTCTCTAAACAAGATCAAGATCTTACTAAGAACTTGAATACTTGAGAACACTTAACTAAggagaaacaaagaagaaagaaaaaacacataTCGCAAACTGCGGAGATAAAAGGACCTTTCCATTGGTTGCAGTTTGGAGTTTTTTGGCAGTTGCTTAAAACAGAGTGTGTGGCAGTTTAGTGGGACTTGACCACATCCCAACACAAAAAGAATCCAAAACTCAACACTGTAGCTGTAGGTCCCTCTTTTGTACCTCTTCACCGCTTTTGCCGCAAGTAGCACAGAACTCGATGCTTTTTTAACTTCGAGAATCAATAAAATTTTCGTTTAAAGCACATTTTGTTTGGATTCGTGCGGCGAGTTTTGGCAGCTGTTTCAAATGACGTCGTGTTGGAGGGAGACTCGAATCAATCACAAAAACGAATCTTAATTATGACAAGCAAAGAGAGGACGAAGTTCCTATGATAGATCAAAAGACAATGATTCATGATGATGATGTATAGTGGGCACAAACCACAAAGTGGAAAGTACAATGGacatcacacacacacacacacaaaagagtGATAGAAAGAGATAGAGAATCTTTCTTAACACTTTTGATTTTAGTGAGAAGACAGACATAACAAAGACCACATATAAGACACTATCCATTTCCATAACGAGCAGCTTCTGTCTCTCTATGTTGGCATATATGTGTATATGCTAATGTACCTGTCCTTGTGATGTATACATGTCTGAAGAACGCAACACATGGACCATAATGATGATAATGATAAAGAACAAGAACTTAAGATGAAgtcagagaaagaagaaagcaGAGAAGGAGGATAAgtctttattaaaagtttttcaGATTGGTACATGTATACACATAAatagatagatttttattatGGTTACAGGACAGAGAGTTATAACAACAGAATACAATCCATTAACCAAAAGAactctaaacccctaaaccctgaCAGACTTTCTCTTATTAGTTTAGTACTACTAATACTACTAATACTAAGGTGATCTGTTTAGACCTTGAAAAGGATTGGTATCAGTTATGTGTTACACAAACCCTTTTTCAGCCACTTATGGTTACAGACACCAATGTAAAAAAACGCTCCTAAGTTCCTTTACATGTTGGGAAAGTTAAGAAAAACGGATGATGGATAATAAGATCAAACCGATAATTAGCAGGAATAATGTTAACATAGTCTTTGTATTAACTATTAATCACCCCACCACCCTTTCTCGTTGTTTTCTAATCATCTACCTTCTTCCATTCAAACCGTCCTGGTAGCGGTTGCTCGTTCACAGGATCAAAGTTGTACCTGAAACAATAGTATAAACAGAACCGTTAGGGACACAGAAGAACAGAGTAGATCATATAACCAAAAAGGGTTTAGTCACTGCAAGACAGAGCAGATACTTCTCA
This genomic stretch from Raphanus sativus cultivar WK10039 chromosome 3, ASM80110v3, whole genome shotgun sequence harbors:
- the LOC108845412 gene encoding cytochrome b5-like, which encodes QTSAKTQVYNVTKFLEDHPGGDEVLLSSTGKDATDDFEDVGHSESAREMMEQYYVGEIDPTTIPKKTKYTPPKQPHYNQDKTSEFIIKILQFLVPLAILGLAVGIRIYTKSA